In Apium graveolens cultivar Ventura chromosome 10, ASM990537v1, whole genome shotgun sequence, the following are encoded in one genomic region:
- the LOC141689954 gene encoding uncharacterized protein LOC141689954 isoform X2, with product MDRSWINVPNKLSPEYADGIDEFIKVASKQKNSTGMVLCPCCRCVNKLLQNLKVIRLHLLTHGFLSTYKIWYCHGEQVDDVEDEVTLNSQYEDIKDDHDVLDVGLEDVINNSRSVRMGLASDGFNPFSNLTSTYSLCPVILIPYNMPPWASPNGTNYLTSLLIPGTKSPGKDYDVFLKPLIEGLKELWDGVDVYNSYGGCIFKLRAAVLWIISDFPGHQCYLNANHSWRKSREYDGSSELRGTPRTFTGEDILKQLEEVPVRTNEQVLQGGPVHSRWMFETERHMGLYKRYVRNMARPDSSIAEAYIVDEAEIGKSLFNGIS from the exons ATGGATCGCTCATGGATTAATGTACCAAATAAGTTGTCACCGGAATATGCAGATGGTATTGATGAATTTATAAAGGTCGCAAGCAAGCAAAAAAACTCCACAGGGATGGTGCTATGTCCTTGTTGTCGATGTGTGAATAAGCTATTACAAAATCTCAAAGTGATTAGGTTACACTTGCTTACACATGGCTTTCTTAGTACTTATAAGATATGGTATTGTCATGGTGAACAGGTAGATGATGTAGAAGATGAAGTAACCTTAAATAGTCAATATGAGGATATAAAAGATGATCATGATGTTTTGGATGTAGGTCTTGAGGATGTCATCAATA ATTCTAGGAGTGTGAGAATGGGATTGGCATCAGATGGGTTCAACCCTTTTTCAAACTTAACATCAACTTATAGTTTGTGTCCTGTGATATTAATTCCTTACAATATGCCACCTTGGGCTTCACCAAACGGTACAAATTATCTCACGTCTCTATTAATTCCAGGAACAAAATCACCCGGAAAAGACTATGATGTGTTCTTAAAACCACTAATTGAAGGGCTCAAAGAGTTATGGGATGGAGTGGATGTATATAATTCATATGGTGGGTGTATATTCAAACTTAGGGCAGCGGTACTGTGGATAATCAGTGATTTTCCAG GGCATCAATGTTATTTAAATGCAAACCATTCTTGGAGAAAGAGCAGAGAATATGATGGATCCAGTGAGTTACGAGGTACTCCGAGAACTTTTACAGGCGAAGATATTTTAAAACAACTGGAGGAAGTCCCGGTACGTACAAATG AACAAGTGTTGCAAGGTGGTCCCGTGCACTCGAGATGGATGTTTGAGACAGAACGACATATGGGATTGTACAAGCGTTATGTTAGAAATATGGCACGACCAGATAGTTCTATTGCTGAAGCTTATATTGTGGACGAAGCT GAAATTGGAAAAAGTCTATTCAATGGTATATCTTAA
- the LOC141689954 gene encoding uncharacterized protein LOC141689954 isoform X5, with product MDRSWINVPNKLSPEYADGIDEFIKVASKQKNSTGMVLCPCCRCVNKLLQNLKVIRLHLLTHGFLSTYKIWYCHGEQVDDVEDEVTLNSQYEDIKDDHDVLDVGLEDVINNSRSVRMGLASDGFNPFSNLTSTYRTKSPGKDYDVFLKPLIEGLKELWDGVDVYNSYGGCIFKLRAAVLWIISDFPGHQCYLNANHSWRKSREYDGSSELRGTPRTFTGEDILKQLEEVPVRTNEQVLQGGPVHSRWMFETERHMGLYKRYVRNMARPDSSIAEAYIVDEAVSFWSRYVSNIETRYTRPE from the exons ATGGATCGCTCATGGATTAATGTACCAAATAAGTTGTCACCGGAATATGCAGATGGTATTGATGAATTTATAAAGGTCGCAAGCAAGCAAAAAAACTCCACAGGGATGGTGCTATGTCCTTGTTGTCGATGTGTGAATAAGCTATTACAAAATCTCAAAGTGATTAGGTTACACTTGCTTACACATGGCTTTCTTAGTACTTATAAGATATGGTATTGTCATGGTGAACAGGTAGATGATGTAGAAGATGAAGTAACCTTAAATAGTCAATATGAGGATATAAAAGATGATCATGATGTTTTGGATGTAGGTCTTGAGGATGTCATCAATA ATTCTAGGAGTGTGAGAATGGGATTGGCATCAGATGGGTTCAACCCTTTTTCAAACTTAACATCAACTTATA GAACAAAATCACCCGGAAAAGACTATGATGTGTTCTTAAAACCACTAATTGAAGGGCTCAAAGAGTTATGGGATGGAGTGGATGTATATAATTCATATGGTGGGTGTATATTCAAACTTAGGGCAGCGGTACTGTGGATAATCAGTGATTTTCCAG GGCATCAATGTTATTTAAATGCAAACCATTCTTGGAGAAAGAGCAGAGAATATGATGGATCCAGTGAGTTACGAGGTACTCCGAGAACTTTTACAGGCGAAGATATTTTAAAACAACTGGAGGAAGTCCCGGTACGTACAAATG AACAAGTGTTGCAAGGTGGTCCCGTGCACTCGAGATGGATGTTTGAGACAGAACGACATATGGGATTGTACAAGCGTTATGTTAGAAATATGGCACGACCAGATAGTTCTATTGCTGAAGCTTATATTGTGGACGAAGCTGTAAGTTTTTGGTCTAGATATGTTTCAAACATAGAGACAAGATACACTAGACCAGAATGA
- the LOC141689954 gene encoding uncharacterized protein LOC141689954 isoform X1 → MDRSWINVPNKLSPEYADGIDEFIKVASKQKNSTGMVLCPCCRCVNKLLQNLKVIRLHLLTHGFLSTYKIWYCHGEQVDDVEDEVTLNSQYEDIKDDHDVLDVGLEDVINNSRSVRMGLASDGFNPFSNLTSTYSLCPVILIPYNMPPWASPNGTNYLTSLLIPGTKSPGKDYDVFLKPLIEGLKELWDGVDVYNSYGGCIFKLRAAVLWIISDFPGHQCYLNANHSWRKSREYDGSSELRGTPRTFTGEDILKQLEEVPVRTNEQVLQGGPVHSRWMFETERHMGLYKRYVRNMARPDSSIAEAYIVDEAVSFWSRYVSNIETRYTRPE, encoded by the exons ATGGATCGCTCATGGATTAATGTACCAAATAAGTTGTCACCGGAATATGCAGATGGTATTGATGAATTTATAAAGGTCGCAAGCAAGCAAAAAAACTCCACAGGGATGGTGCTATGTCCTTGTTGTCGATGTGTGAATAAGCTATTACAAAATCTCAAAGTGATTAGGTTACACTTGCTTACACATGGCTTTCTTAGTACTTATAAGATATGGTATTGTCATGGTGAACAGGTAGATGATGTAGAAGATGAAGTAACCTTAAATAGTCAATATGAGGATATAAAAGATGATCATGATGTTTTGGATGTAGGTCTTGAGGATGTCATCAATA ATTCTAGGAGTGTGAGAATGGGATTGGCATCAGATGGGTTCAACCCTTTTTCAAACTTAACATCAACTTATAGTTTGTGTCCTGTGATATTAATTCCTTACAATATGCCACCTTGGGCTTCACCAAACGGTACAAATTATCTCACGTCTCTATTAATTCCAGGAACAAAATCACCCGGAAAAGACTATGATGTGTTCTTAAAACCACTAATTGAAGGGCTCAAAGAGTTATGGGATGGAGTGGATGTATATAATTCATATGGTGGGTGTATATTCAAACTTAGGGCAGCGGTACTGTGGATAATCAGTGATTTTCCAG GGCATCAATGTTATTTAAATGCAAACCATTCTTGGAGAAAGAGCAGAGAATATGATGGATCCAGTGAGTTACGAGGTACTCCGAGAACTTTTACAGGCGAAGATATTTTAAAACAACTGGAGGAAGTCCCGGTACGTACAAATG AACAAGTGTTGCAAGGTGGTCCCGTGCACTCGAGATGGATGTTTGAGACAGAACGACATATGGGATTGTACAAGCGTTATGTTAGAAATATGGCACGACCAGATAGTTCTATTGCTGAAGCTTATATTGTGGACGAAGCTGTAAGTTTTTGGTCTAGATATGTTTCAAACATAGAGACAAGATACACTAGACCAGAATGA
- the LOC141689954 gene encoding uncharacterized protein LOC141689954 isoform X6 — MDRSWINVPNKLSPEYADGIDEFIKVASKQKNSTGMVLCPCCRCVDDVEDEVTLNSQYEDIKDDHDVLDVGLEDVINNSRSVRMGLASDGFNPFSNLTSTYSLCPVILIPYNMPPWASPNGTNYLTSLLIPGTKSPGKDYDVFLKPLIEGLKELWDGVDVYNSYGGCIFKLRAAVLWIISDFPGHQCYLNANHSWRKSREYDGSSELRGTPRTFTGEDILKQLEEVPVRTNEQVLQGGPVHSRWMFETERHMGLYKRYVRNMARPDSSIAEAYIVDEAVSFWSRYVSNIETRYTRPE, encoded by the exons ATGGATCGCTCATGGATTAATGTACCAAATAAGTTGTCACCGGAATATGCAGATGGTATTGATGAATTTATAAAGGTCGCAAGCAAGCAAAAAAACTCCACAGGGATGGTGCTATGTCCTTGTTGTCGATGT GTAGATGATGTAGAAGATGAAGTAACCTTAAATAGTCAATATGAGGATATAAAAGATGATCATGATGTTTTGGATGTAGGTCTTGAGGATGTCATCAATA ATTCTAGGAGTGTGAGAATGGGATTGGCATCAGATGGGTTCAACCCTTTTTCAAACTTAACATCAACTTATAGTTTGTGTCCTGTGATATTAATTCCTTACAATATGCCACCTTGGGCTTCACCAAACGGTACAAATTATCTCACGTCTCTATTAATTCCAGGAACAAAATCACCCGGAAAAGACTATGATGTGTTCTTAAAACCACTAATTGAAGGGCTCAAAGAGTTATGGGATGGAGTGGATGTATATAATTCATATGGTGGGTGTATATTCAAACTTAGGGCAGCGGTACTGTGGATAATCAGTGATTTTCCAG GGCATCAATGTTATTTAAATGCAAACCATTCTTGGAGAAAGAGCAGAGAATATGATGGATCCAGTGAGTTACGAGGTACTCCGAGAACTTTTACAGGCGAAGATATTTTAAAACAACTGGAGGAAGTCCCGGTACGTACAAATG AACAAGTGTTGCAAGGTGGTCCCGTGCACTCGAGATGGATGTTTGAGACAGAACGACATATGGGATTGTACAAGCGTTATGTTAGAAATATGGCACGACCAGATAGTTCTATTGCTGAAGCTTATATTGTGGACGAAGCTGTAAGTTTTTGGTCTAGATATGTTTCAAACATAGAGACAAGATACACTAGACCAGAATGA
- the LOC141689954 gene encoding uncharacterized protein LOC141689954 isoform X7: MDRSWINVPNKLSPEYADGIDEFIKVASKQKNSTGMVLCPCCRCVNKLLQNLKVIRLHLLTHGFLSTYKIWYCHGEQVDDVEDEVTLNSQYEDIKDDHDVLDVGLEDVINRTKSPGKDYDVFLKPLIEGLKELWDGVDVYNSYGGCIFKLRAAVLWIISDFPGHQCYLNANHSWRKSREYDGSSELRGTPRTFTGEDILKQLEEVPVRTNEQVLQGGPVHSRWMFETERHMGLYKRYVRNMARPDSSIAEAYIVDEAVSFWSRYVSNIETRYTRPE; the protein is encoded by the exons ATGGATCGCTCATGGATTAATGTACCAAATAAGTTGTCACCGGAATATGCAGATGGTATTGATGAATTTATAAAGGTCGCAAGCAAGCAAAAAAACTCCACAGGGATGGTGCTATGTCCTTGTTGTCGATGTGTGAATAAGCTATTACAAAATCTCAAAGTGATTAGGTTACACTTGCTTACACATGGCTTTCTTAGTACTTATAAGATATGGTATTGTCATGGTGAACAGGTAGATGATGTAGAAGATGAAGTAACCTTAAATAGTCAATATGAGGATATAAAAGATGATCATGATGTTTTGGATGTAGGTCTTGAGGATGTCATCAATA GAACAAAATCACCCGGAAAAGACTATGATGTGTTCTTAAAACCACTAATTGAAGGGCTCAAAGAGTTATGGGATGGAGTGGATGTATATAATTCATATGGTGGGTGTATATTCAAACTTAGGGCAGCGGTACTGTGGATAATCAGTGATTTTCCAG GGCATCAATGTTATTTAAATGCAAACCATTCTTGGAGAAAGAGCAGAGAATATGATGGATCCAGTGAGTTACGAGGTACTCCGAGAACTTTTACAGGCGAAGATATTTTAAAACAACTGGAGGAAGTCCCGGTACGTACAAATG AACAAGTGTTGCAAGGTGGTCCCGTGCACTCGAGATGGATGTTTGAGACAGAACGACATATGGGATTGTACAAGCGTTATGTTAGAAATATGGCACGACCAGATAGTTCTATTGCTGAAGCTTATATTGTGGACGAAGCTGTAAGTTTTTGGTCTAGATATGTTTCAAACATAGAGACAAGATACACTAGACCAGAATGA
- the LOC141689954 gene encoding uncharacterized protein LOC141689954 isoform X3 yields MDRSWINVPNKLSPEYADGIDEFIKVASKQKNSTGMVLCPCCRCVNKLLQNLKVIRLHLLTHGFLSTYKIWYCHGEQVDDVEDEVTLNSQYEDIKDDHDVLDVGLEDVINNSRSVRMGLASDGFNPFSNLTSTYSLCPVILIPYNMPPWASPNGTNYLTSLLIPGTKSPGKDYDVFLKPLIEGLKELWDGVDVYNSYGGCIFKLRAAVLWIISDFPGHQCYLNANHSWRKSREYDGSSELRGTPRTFTGEDILKQLEEVPNKCCKVVPCTRDGCLRQNDIWDCTSVMLEIWHDQIVLLLKLILWTKLKLEKVYSMVYLKQF; encoded by the exons ATGGATCGCTCATGGATTAATGTACCAAATAAGTTGTCACCGGAATATGCAGATGGTATTGATGAATTTATAAAGGTCGCAAGCAAGCAAAAAAACTCCACAGGGATGGTGCTATGTCCTTGTTGTCGATGTGTGAATAAGCTATTACAAAATCTCAAAGTGATTAGGTTACACTTGCTTACACATGGCTTTCTTAGTACTTATAAGATATGGTATTGTCATGGTGAACAGGTAGATGATGTAGAAGATGAAGTAACCTTAAATAGTCAATATGAGGATATAAAAGATGATCATGATGTTTTGGATGTAGGTCTTGAGGATGTCATCAATA ATTCTAGGAGTGTGAGAATGGGATTGGCATCAGATGGGTTCAACCCTTTTTCAAACTTAACATCAACTTATAGTTTGTGTCCTGTGATATTAATTCCTTACAATATGCCACCTTGGGCTTCACCAAACGGTACAAATTATCTCACGTCTCTATTAATTCCAGGAACAAAATCACCCGGAAAAGACTATGATGTGTTCTTAAAACCACTAATTGAAGGGCTCAAAGAGTTATGGGATGGAGTGGATGTATATAATTCATATGGTGGGTGTATATTCAAACTTAGGGCAGCGGTACTGTGGATAATCAGTGATTTTCCAG GGCATCAATGTTATTTAAATGCAAACCATTCTTGGAGAAAGAGCAGAGAATATGATGGATCCAGTGAGTTACGAGGTACTCCGAGAACTTTTACAGGCGAAGATATTTTAAAACAACTGGAGGAAGTCCCG AACAAGTGTTGCAAGGTGGTCCCGTGCACTCGAGATGGATGTTTGAGACAGAACGACATATGGGATTGTACAAGCGTTATGTTAGAAATATGGCACGACCAGATAGTTCTATTGCTGAAGCTTATATTGTGGACGAAGCT GAAATTGGAAAAAGTCTATTCAATGGTATATCTTAAACAATTCTGA
- the LOC141689954 gene encoding uncharacterized protein LOC141689954 isoform X4 translates to MDRSWINVPNKLSPEYADGIDEFIKVASKQKNSTGMVLCPCCRCVNKLLQNLKVIRLHLLTHGFLSTYKIWYCHGEQVDDVEDEVTLNSQYEDIKDDHDVLDVGLEDVINNSRSVRMGLASDGFNPFSNLTSTYSLCPVILIPYNMPPWASPNGTNYLTSLLIPGTKSPGKDYDVFLKPLIEGLKELWDGVDVYNSYGGCIFKLRAAVLWIISDFPGHQCYLNANHSWRKSREYDGSSELRGTPRTFTGEDILKQLEEVPNKCCKVVPCTRDGCLRQNDIWDCTSVMLEIWHDQIVLLLKLILWTKL, encoded by the exons ATGGATCGCTCATGGATTAATGTACCAAATAAGTTGTCACCGGAATATGCAGATGGTATTGATGAATTTATAAAGGTCGCAAGCAAGCAAAAAAACTCCACAGGGATGGTGCTATGTCCTTGTTGTCGATGTGTGAATAAGCTATTACAAAATCTCAAAGTGATTAGGTTACACTTGCTTACACATGGCTTTCTTAGTACTTATAAGATATGGTATTGTCATGGTGAACAGGTAGATGATGTAGAAGATGAAGTAACCTTAAATAGTCAATATGAGGATATAAAAGATGATCATGATGTTTTGGATGTAGGTCTTGAGGATGTCATCAATA ATTCTAGGAGTGTGAGAATGGGATTGGCATCAGATGGGTTCAACCCTTTTTCAAACTTAACATCAACTTATAGTTTGTGTCCTGTGATATTAATTCCTTACAATATGCCACCTTGGGCTTCACCAAACGGTACAAATTATCTCACGTCTCTATTAATTCCAGGAACAAAATCACCCGGAAAAGACTATGATGTGTTCTTAAAACCACTAATTGAAGGGCTCAAAGAGTTATGGGATGGAGTGGATGTATATAATTCATATGGTGGGTGTATATTCAAACTTAGGGCAGCGGTACTGTGGATAATCAGTGATTTTCCAG GGCATCAATGTTATTTAAATGCAAACCATTCTTGGAGAAAGAGCAGAGAATATGATGGATCCAGTGAGTTACGAGGTACTCCGAGAACTTTTACAGGCGAAGATATTTTAAAACAACTGGAGGAAGTCCCG AACAAGTGTTGCAAGGTGGTCCCGTGCACTCGAGATGGATGTTTGAGACAGAACGACATATGGGATTGTACAAGCGTTATGTTAGAAATATGGCACGACCAGATAGTTCTATTGCTGAAGCTTATATTGTGGACGAAGCTGTAA
- the LOC141689954 gene encoding uncharacterized protein LOC141689954 isoform X8 — MDRSWINVPNKLSPEYADGIDEFIKVASKQKNSTGMVLCPCCRCVDDVEDEVTLNSQYEDIKDDHDVLDVGLEDVINRTKSPGKDYDVFLKPLIEGLKELWDGVDVYNSYGGCIFKLRAAVLWIISDFPGHQCYLNANHSWRKSREYDGSSELRGTPRTFTGEDILKQLEEVPVRTNEQVLQGGPVHSRWMFETERHMGLYKRYVRNMARPDSSIAEAYIVDEAVSFWSRYVSNIETRYTRPE, encoded by the exons ATGGATCGCTCATGGATTAATGTACCAAATAAGTTGTCACCGGAATATGCAGATGGTATTGATGAATTTATAAAGGTCGCAAGCAAGCAAAAAAACTCCACAGGGATGGTGCTATGTCCTTGTTGTCGATGT GTAGATGATGTAGAAGATGAAGTAACCTTAAATAGTCAATATGAGGATATAAAAGATGATCATGATGTTTTGGATGTAGGTCTTGAGGATGTCATCAATA GAACAAAATCACCCGGAAAAGACTATGATGTGTTCTTAAAACCACTAATTGAAGGGCTCAAAGAGTTATGGGATGGAGTGGATGTATATAATTCATATGGTGGGTGTATATTCAAACTTAGGGCAGCGGTACTGTGGATAATCAGTGATTTTCCAG GGCATCAATGTTATTTAAATGCAAACCATTCTTGGAGAAAGAGCAGAGAATATGATGGATCCAGTGAGTTACGAGGTACTCCGAGAACTTTTACAGGCGAAGATATTTTAAAACAACTGGAGGAAGTCCCGGTACGTACAAATG AACAAGTGTTGCAAGGTGGTCCCGTGCACTCGAGATGGATGTTTGAGACAGAACGACATATGGGATTGTACAAGCGTTATGTTAGAAATATGGCACGACCAGATAGTTCTATTGCTGAAGCTTATATTGTGGACGAAGCTGTAAGTTTTTGGTCTAGATATGTTTCAAACATAGAGACAAGATACACTAGACCAGAATGA